One candidate division WOR-3 bacterium genomic window, AGGCTATGACAGCTACGGCGTGAACATGATGGAGGACCCCGGCGTCGGTCAGGTCAAGGCGGTCCTGGCGAACCGCACTACCTGCGTTCTCGGGATCAACATCTACCCCAACTTCGACAACATCGAGCAGTACGATACCGTCTATACTGTTCGCACCAAGTACGGCCGCAGCCGCGGCGGCCACGCACTCTGCATCGTCGGCTACGACGACAACAAGATGACTGCCGACGGCCCCGGCGCATTCCGGCTGGTGAATTCCTGGGGTGAGGGCTGGGGCAACAAGGGTTACTGCTGGATGTCCTACTACGCCGTCAAGAACGCCAAGGCGGGTCTAAGCCAGGGCTGGGTGTACGTCACCTTCGACAGGTACAAGTACAGCCCGACCGCGCTGGGGCGAGTGAAACTGACCCACCCTGGCCGGGACCGAATCACCATTACGTTCGGGGCGGGAAGCCCGGGCAACCCGCTGGCGTACTACACCTTCCGCCGGTTCTGGGCTCTGGACGGCCAGATTACGGACCGGCCGTTCCCGAATCACAACCTGGTGTTTGACCTCACCAATGGCGCGGAGTACTTCGACCAGACCGACACGGCCTTCTTTTCGTGTCTCGATCGGAAGAAGGACAAGAAGACGGGGACAATCGACTTCTTCTCAGTCGAGTATGGCAGCAGATACGGTTACTCGAGCCAGACGGTCAAGATCCCGGACTACGGCATCGCGGCGTACTCCAAGATCGTGCTCCCCTTCACGTTTGGCACCCAGGGGAGGCCGGTTGACGGCTCGGTGGCGGCCAGCCGGGCCAGCTATCGAAACGGCACGGCCCATGTCGCCTTCAACCTGGCCGCACGCGGAACCGTGCAGGCCGCATTCTTCGACGACCTGGGCCGGACAGTGGCTCGAGCGACCACGCAGGGCCATACCGGACCGAATGAACTCTCAGCCAGGCTGCCCGGGTCTACCGGCGTGTACTTCTACCGGCTGGTGTCAGGCGCGAC contains:
- a CDS encoding C1 family peptidase, which produces GYDSYGVNMMEDPGVGQVKAVLANRTTCVLGINIYPNFDNIEQYDTVYTVRTKYGRSRGGHALCIVGYDDNKMTADGPGAFRLVNSWGEGWGNKGYCWMSYYAVKNAKAGLSQGWVYVTFDRYKYSPTALGRVKLTHPGRDRITITFGAGSPGNPLAYYTFRRFWALDGQITDRPFPNHNLVFDLTNGAEYFDQTDTAFFSCLDRKKDKKTGTIDFFSVEYGSRYGYSSQTVKIPDYGIAAYSKIVLPFTFGTQGRPVDGSVAASRASYRNGTAHVAFNLAARGTVQAAFFDDLGRTVARATTQGHTGPNELSARLPGSTGVYFYRLVSGATTMTGKLAAIR